The genomic window CGTTTTCTGAGCAATTGGATTTTGTAAAGGccaacgtttaaaaaaaaaagcaaaagaaaagaaaagagaggaaaagaaaaaaaagaaaaggcagttGAATGCTCCACACAAAAATCTGGTCGATTCATTTAAGTCCTTAGGTCCGGAGCTTGGACAGACCATGAATACGGTGTGGTCGTACTGTGGTAATATCTTGTCCAAAGCCAGAAGCTGTAAGCTATAAGCCTGCACACGGTTTCATGTGCCATGCAATATGTTCCTACATATAGCTACTCCATACCCAGCCCTGTCCTCTTCTGTGTTCTCAGAATCACCTGTGATCTCTGCTGTAGTaatacagcatacacacagactttacatAAAGTAGACACGGACTAGCAAACGCATTTTCTCTTCTCccatgcatcttttttttttttttttaaacatttaattttcatCAAACTTGTATTTCACTTGTATGTGAAAATAAgtcaatgaatgaataaataaataaataaataaatgaatgaatgaatagtttGACTAACATTCTAACTAGCACATTCTAACATAATATCACACTTTGTACCTGTGTCCAGCGCGTGGCTGATGTAAGAGGCCGAGACATTGTTTCGTTTACCTCACTCGCGTCTGAGAGCCAGGACTAAATTTAGCGCGGCTTGGCTGAGCGTGCCCGTACCCTGCGTGGTACCTGCCGGCCTGCCTGTTCTTTCTTTAATCCTGCTGGgacagaaatgtatttgatGCCCTTCCAGAATTTTCCAATGTGTATTTCTCATAAACAGAGCGCAGGGCATTGCTTAGCAGAGATAGGCCtcttaatgtgtgttttcagcagtGTGTTGGTTTTAGGTCCTGACTCAGAGAGCAGTGCATCCCACCTTCATGTAGCCTAATGCTGAGTAACAGGGACATCGGTAACATCCGCAACTTTGCCAAGTAAAAATCTATTCTTTTCAGTCGCACCTTAAGTTAATCCTTGAGCAATGTTTTCATGGTTTTTCCTCAAGCTGTAACTAAAGCACATGTTTTGGACCCTTATTCAAGAGacatgatgtttgttttgttttgttttgctttgttttgggtttttttttggggggggggggggggttgttctgTGTATTGGTGCCTTTATAAGGCCTTGAAATCTCTCTAGTTTCCCTGCTTTCTTCTAAGCTTATAAAAGAACATCttcctgataaaaaaaaaaaaaacactctctcatttCATCTTTTCTACAGGATACACCTGGTTAGAGGCAGAACCCATGCTGTTTGTTGTGTAAAACCCTTTCACAAAGAATGAATAGAAAATTCCGTATTGCCTGCTGATTTTCCGTAAATGGGCTTCTCGGACAGGGGATCTGGGGAATGATGTCACTCCCAGGtccgggagggggggggcggggcaggcAGAACGGTGGGATTTGTATGGCCCAATTCGCCCTTGTCAaaccatttttctctgtttacatgttttcaAGGCGGGAAAAACATGCcgtaaaattgtttaaaaatcGAATGCAGCGAAACTGTCGTCTTGCATGCAAACCATGACCGCATTCGATCTGGCCTTGGCATCCACAGCGGCCTAAGACTCTTCCATCTGAAACAGATGTTCTCTGGAGTTGCATAAGAGCTGAACTTGAGCAGCCGTCTCCCTGCTAACTGTACCCACACAGGAAATCATTCTGCCTGCTCCAATCAAACGTAAGAATCCATTCAGTACATGGCCCTTCCTTCAAGGCTGACAATGAGGGCAAAGCAAAAATGCCAGTCATGTTAGTCTCAATCACTGGCTTTATTCACATAAATCTTATCATTTTTAAGACATCACATGTAGTCAGTTTAAGTACCACTATCTAAGATTCCACAGAAATATCACACCCACTGTGGTCCTCAGTTAAAAGATtaagaaaatattcaaaattatagatgtgtttgtgtttgcctcTAAGGATTAAAAGCTCCTTAAGAAATGTCACTCTGTTGAGTTCTGTAGTTAGCATGAATCTCGTCCAGCCGTGACCttaaaaacaaagcagcagAACACTAATTCCTGTTCAGAACATAGTGACCAGACATGTCCCAGCACTGCAAAAGGCCGCTCCTTTTACAGGGGTCATCTATTAGGAGTAATGAGTAATGTGCATAGCAAGAGAGACAACTGAAGCCCGCAACCTTTGGAGAATCGATTTGTTtaccctctctctgccttcacaGGGTGTGTTCCTCAAATGGGACAGGGGGTgcagaggtgggggggggatgcTTTTCTAAGGCACACTCACAGCAGGAAAACCCACAAGAGCTCCAGTTACACGGGGCATGCCAGTGAGGGTTGGGTGCCCTTagctgaaggggaaaaaagatctgTGTCTTTCACACGCAATCTCAGATGCTCTCTGAGGCTTTCAACAAGGCCTGTGTAGGTTACACATTAGAACCAGTGAGCTATATACATTTACTAATACCCAGAAAGACCAAGACCTATTCTATATTTGCAGAGGGACATAGGTTACAGATGGATAGGCAGTGACACACAACGTGTTGCATAAGGAACATAGGTAATGGTACTGATAGTGAAATACTAACAAGAGTCTTGTGGTTACTGCTTAGtcataacaaaagaaaaaagtttctCTATTCTTTCTCAGCTCCTGCAGTAAACTGCTCCCTATCTTACAGCCGTACATTTGAAAAGCTGAGGCTGAAATCTTAGGCTAAagctatggaaaaaaaaaagagtctgccCAGACAGAGCGACAGCTTGCTTTGACTCAGATCACAGAACACCTCATGCTAAGATAGCTTCATTTCTTCCCCTTACGAAGCAGAGGATGAGTTACGTAAGCCCACAGGGCGGAGGATCTTGAGAAAGCATGTTCCTAGAGGAACTTTATTATTTCTGCCCTTGTTTATCATGTATTTTGAGGTTCTCGTTTAGGCTACTTCCATATTTTACCATGAAGGCTTTCACATTAACTGAAATTAGGCAAACCAGGTGGTAAAACGTAgcataaaaacacagatatcCTACACACATTAGATCCAAATGCATCACTACTATCACTGTTTGACAGAAAAAGCTTATGTAGAAAGGCCAATGTACTGTAGAATAAGACAACAGAAACTAGATATGGTTTAGTGTAAACATAAGGTTTATTGCAATGTGCATTTTGTATCcatacactgaaataaaaacgCCTGTCAAATGGACACAATGAAGCAACAATACCtatgttttcaaaaacaaaaaaacaaaaacaaaaaaaaagtttgctgaCAAAACTTCTCCCTGTGGATAGAAACACATGGTCCTGTTTGTCCTGTGAGTGTGAGCCAAGTCTTTGGTagttacaaaaaacacacacacacatacacacacacagagttcattGAGAAATATGTTGTCCTCTTCAAacgagagacaaacacacattcagacgtatacatacacacacacaagtcgtGCCAGTTAGTAAGATGGTATGTGTAATAACAGAACTCCAATGCCAGACATTTCGGGAGTGCATCCGCAGCTAAAGCAGCACACGCTGTTTTATCCCCATCATCTCATGAGCTTCAACTTTACACAATGTGCTAATTTACAGAACTATGCAAATGTATACAGATTTCTGTCtcgatagaaaaaaaaatcatcatttttacaCACGCTGCTCATATAAACAACTTGATTTTGTTCAGTttccataaacaaaacaaaaacaaaaacaactaaagcaattattttttcttttttttccccataagcAGCAAGCCCCAACTGCAGAGAATACAAAGCAATGCTTTATGAATTATTGTGGTGTCCAAGCAGCACTGAGACAGAGTGAACTCGTGCTCTGCAGATGAAAGAGTCCAAAGCAGTCCTTAACTACTCAGGATCTGGTTGTGGAGTCTGAAGGACCAAAGAACGTGTAAGTATGAATGATGCGTAGAGACAAAAGCCACGGCATCTTCTGAGCCCAGACTGCTAGCATCATGGctggaataaaaaagaaaaaaaccatcTCCACGTGGGGCTCTTTTGAGACTGGAGAGTCATCTCTGGGGATTATAGGTTCCCTTGGCGTGGCGTGGATGTAGAAGCCAAGGATGTTCAGCTGTGAagccacacagctctgatcACTGGGCCAGCCCCGGCTCTTTGGGCCCTCTCGTCTTCTCTCGTAGAGAAGACTGGACTTGGGCGCCCGTGTCACATGGGCCTTGTCTGTCCTTTTTGAACTGTAACCTCAAGCATCtagagcgctctctctctctctctctttctctctagctttctttctctcttttttccgaGTTAGTCCAAAGAGATTGTCGGATATTACAGAACAGGCCGGGCCACTGGAACATCatatgctttcttttttgtttctggtttCATCTATACAGCCAGCTTCATTTGCTTTTAGGTTTGGAAGTTGCACAACAATACAACTGGGAGGTCCATTTCAGGTAAGAAGAGGTGGCTCTGCCCGCCCCATAGCAGAGCCACTTACACAGCAGAACCCGTGCTGTACtggtcctcttcctcctccgcGTTATCCACCTCCTGAGGCTCTAAGGGAAGGGGAGATTCGGCCGGGAGTCGTGATTGGAACTTCTCCAGCTGCTCAGGGCTGGCCAGATTCTTCAGCAGGCTGTTCTCGCGTTCCAGTTGGTTATTTTTCTCGGCCAACTCCTTGATCTGTTCCTTCAGGATCTCTACCTCTTCCCTAACTGCGTACATTAAGTGGTTTTTCACAagatcctgagagagaaaaagaaagagagagaggggtggaaaGCAATACCTAGGTTATTGACCTGAAGTACAGTGACAACAAAGAATGTTGGTTTCAGTTTGGGTAGAGCAAGTATTGCACTATGGCTAATCTGCTTAGCCCACATCTGGAAGGCAGCATAGCGGCAATAGGGAACTTATCAGAGTTTGAGGTTGCACTTTTTGGTCAAAATCAGACACCAAAGCGAAAGTTTGCTGCTTGCACGCAAAGAGGGCACGCGTCGCTGCTGCCTACGCTCTGACGTTTACACACTGGTCTACAGAACGCTCCACCACATTACAGCACAGCAATAACAACCCCATAATTGTAACCGGACTGAGTTACCTAAGACATATATTGTTCAAAAATTGAGTGTCTCTTACCATTGCTTGCTCGATCTTGTTGTCGATGGCCACAACGCTAGCACCAGAGGCACTACAAATAGGAAAAAGAGACCATTAGTACATCTCACCATTAGATCCGACAAACTGTCGTACAAAACACAGGATGAAAGTGTGCTAAGACAGAGGTAAACATATTCAGTTTTCAGTGCAATGTACCCTCGTTGTTGAGTAAAAAaaactatgattttttttccgtGCGAACTAAACGACTGCAAAGCGAAAGTAAATACAGCGAAGGAAGTTCAATTTCATGTCTGCTCTTATGGGCAAGTGTATTACATCCACTGAAGCGTTCCCCAAGACCCACCGAAAATGATCATCTAAGGTTTCGTTCAATAACGACAAATTCTCACTCGCTCCGCATAACCCTACATCGATTCCCGAGAAGCAATATCACAATTGCCAGGCTAGTATTTGCACCAAAAGAGATGTTGTATTTACCTGTTGTCAAGTTTGACGGACACGACATCTCCTCCCAAAAAcgaggaaaagaaggagattGAAAAATTATGCAGCTGATAAACAGCCAGTTCCATTGGCGATTTGAACATCTCCGTGCTCATGTTGAGGACTAAACCCGTTTGAAGAATGCTTCTCGCCACGTTTGCGACTTGTTTATATCACTAAGTAAGgttcctgtgtgttttcttgttgatCTGTTGCTAGGCTGTTGAAAGGTCGGTGTTGTGTTCACTAATGTGGTTTCAGAGAAACTCTGTCGGCGACTGATACTATTTCTGCCGCACAGAGGTTTATaagtgaactgtacagtgacgtCAAACGGCGTGTGAATATATTATTCAAATGAGTCTGGTGGCATAGATTTCGCCTTGCCCCCTTCCTGAACTCGGGTGAAGAACAATGTGctcccatgaaaaaaaaaaaaacccgcagGCAAGAGTGAAGAAAACacccaaacagaaacaaaaaaaaccctgcaaattGAATAGAGTAGAAAAGTAGTTTTACAGTAATCCAACAAAAGTTCACGGGAATCCTTCACTAGTTTACACGAAATAGATCAGGCGGTTTCTTCTACGCTTCAAATAGGCTACTCTGTTCCCCTAGATAATTTATCCAAAAAGAGCTGTTTGTTACAGACAGCTCCAAAAGTGACATCTACCAAAACAGCAATGTTAAGCTTATTCGCCACAGTAATAACCTTAAAAAATACGAATAATCATGAATGCCGCAAGCATTGTTACCATATTTTTAAAAGGGATATAGAGTAAAACCTTTCACTTATTTCAAAATTTTGCCacaattttcaataattatGGAATTTTACATTCCTGGACATGATGGGAAAATTTTGCTGAACAGTAGTTTTCCACGCATATCCTGAGTAATTTTCCCTCTCCGCTGTCGGATCAATCTCGGCCTCTAGTGGTGAAAAATTGTATTACACATACTCAGGATTACCGTGCCGCCAGCCTTGAGTGCTCTCGCTAACACTGCCGACACGTTCCAGCTATGATCCTCACCCTTGCCACTCATTGTAAACATGGGTAAACTTGAAAC from Chanos chanos chromosome 2, fChaCha1.1, whole genome shotgun sequence includes these protein-coding regions:
- the tsc22d3 gene encoding TSC22 domain family protein 3 isoform X2, translated to MSTEMFKSPMELAVYQLHNFSISFFSSFLGGDVVSVKLDNSASGASVVAIDNKIEQAMDLVKNHLMYAVREEVEILKEQIKELAEKNNQLERENSLLKNLASPEQLEKFQSRLPAESPLPLEPQEVDNAEEEEDQYSTGSAV